The Medicago truncatula cultivar Jemalong A17 chromosome 7, MtrunA17r5.0-ANR, whole genome shotgun sequence genome includes the window TGACTTGTGGTGGATTTGTAAAGAGGTTGGTTGAGTGAGGGGTTATGTTCCTAGTCTTCCTCTTGTTCGGTTGTTGTTGAGTGTTTCTGTTTTCGGATGGTGTTTTAGTTTTcgctcttatttttttttttccatgggagggattcttcaattttattatcGTTCGACTTGAATACTTCTTGTATTTAAacttttatatatgtttgtatTTCTTAATTAGTTTCTCTTTTATCTATGTAATATTTGTTTGTGTGACGTTCAACTAATATGGTTATTTGATGATTATTAGTTAATGTTGTGTAATGGAACTAAAGTCGAGTAAAAGTTATATTGGTCGAtgacttttttatttgaaaggagataatcatatttaaattatCTATGAATTACATTATATTTTAATCGAGAGCCAATGTTACAATAAAACTCTTTTTGTTTGTACATTACACGGGTCAAAGACTAGTGTAatatatttgtcattaaaaaaaaaatcaatttttacttTTAGACCACTAACAAAAAAGTGagaaaaaacttcaaaataaaacatgatttGAACggtaagagagagaaagaaaaaaaacatgcctccacaataaaatttcaaaaagtgCTATTGAGCCCGTGAAAAAGAATGTGTTAAGacaaattttgagaaaaactcTACTTGATGGAAATAATTAATCTGGTTGAGAAAACAAAACTTGGAAAATAGAGTATATATTTGAAGACTTTTTCACATTCTATAAAATTCATCAGCAACAACAAGCATGACTTGATGCATATTTAAATACTTCCAATCTTGCTGTCACTTTGATTTCCCACCAGAGTAATTAGCATATAATTGTTTCTGCATCAAAAGGAAATATTTATCAACAAGCAACAGAGAAAATTGTATAATAAAACTTTAAAGCTATATACATGGTTTAATCGTGGATCAAACGAGGTAAAATATATGTTGTTCAAGTTCtactcatttaattaattaatttaattttcagtttaaGGTCAACTCATTTGATTCATGAATTAAGTTTAAcgaattaattattaaatcGAGTTCCAACATATATTTGTGTTGGCTCGGTCTATTGCTACCTCTATATGACTATATCATTCTTTTGGTCCATGAATAAACCACATACTTACGGCCGTCGAAGGCGGATAACCGATCAACGATGGAGGCCTCCTTCTCAACACCTTCTATCAACTCACATACGATTAGACTCAAGTCCAAAAGGATTACACACACCCTTGCGAAGATATGCACACGGTAGTTGTACCTATCCTTCAAGGGTTTTGCGATCATGCGCAAATATTCCAAACACAAAACACTTTACCTTCAACTCATTTATTGTcgaaatcaattttacaaaatcaattattgtcACAGCAGACATGTTTAAGCCATTATACGATAATTAATTATGCTCAAAGCAACAACCATACGGGAAGAAAACTCAGATAAGAACTTCATCAGATTGCATAAATTATATTACCTGTTTGGTCATGACTTTGATGACGTCTTCGAGTGAACAAATATCATCAGAGATACAGCTACTTTTACACTCCATCTTGTTGCTCATCATATATGCCTCATATGGTTTCGTTGACGGCCCTTCTTCTCGTTCAACAACATTCACAACAGGAGTCGTAGAAGAGCCTATTGAATTACCAATCACATAATTATTATGGTTTTTATTCCAACCTTGAAATGGCACATTGCTAGTGCTGTTAAAAGTACCACCTTCTGGAAGGTAAGAATTTGTTTCAGGTAATTGCATAGTGCTTGACCAAATGTCATTGAACCTTTTTCCATGTAAAGAGCAAGAAAACAGTGGATGCTGAGAGGCTACAGAAGAAATTGGCATTCTTTGAACATGGTTCGGATTGGCATGAGCTTTGGCCGGTTGAAACTTAAGGTGATCTTTGCGGAGTGGTTTAAATTATGAGTAGGAAATCCATGCATATTGACACTAGCGGGAAAGGGTCTGAAAGCACTGTTATGATTATGAAACTGTCTAGGGTTATTCAATGTATGAAAATGTCCTCCAACTCTAGTGAGAGAACTGAATCTTGAATGGGATGTATTTGCTTGTTGGTTTTCCCCAGAACTAATTCCTTTCAGATAGAGTCTATATTTCtgcagatttaaaaaaaaaaaaaaaaaagaaccaagTAAGTTTTCGTGAATTAAAGTGCTTGAGAACTACATAGCACATGCACTTCAGATTGAAGGTGTGTCTGTCTAGTGTCAGACACTGATACATGTGattacatataatttaattaCTTCAAATTTGTAAATTATTAGCAGTGTCGCTGTATCGGTGTCATGACTAGCATCTGCGTTAATGTCATTGTTGTCTTTATAGCTCATAAAAGTAAAGCATAAGAGATAAAGAAAAACACCTGGAGATGGCTGGCCACATTATCCCTTGTAAGAttttcaacattcatcaatTCAAGAATCTTTTTTGGTATAGCATCTGCAAGcaaaataacaactaaaatAAGAAACACAGTTTAGTATCGAAAAACTTCATAGCACGGTTAAACATGAGTAATGATCATGACTTGATATTCACATTCACCCCTAGACTAATCATAGGAAGAGTATTTGAGGAAGTTTTCAAATAATAGAAagtataattttcattttcatatcatAATATTAATCTCAACATTGAATTGCTATAACCTACTCAAACATACTcaataaaatgagaaaaaataaagacGAATATATCAATTGGATTGCTATGAGGACAACTATTTTTGCACATTGAAGACAGACGAAAGAACGTACTTTCAATGCCTAATTCATTAACAACAGCAAGAAACTTGCGGTGTAAGTCATTGGACCAAACAACTCGAGGCTTCTTCTGTGCTGTTGGATCATCATTGTCATGATCATCTTCATTCTCCTCCTCAATATCATCATTCATATCCTTCCTTTTTCTAGttggcttttcattttgatCAGAATTTCTTGTCACAGCTGAATCTATTACATTTCCACTATCAAAATTAGGCACATCATGATTGCTTCTTTTGCTAGTTTTCTTCTTCCTAATTACATGTTGCCAAATCATCTGTACCTCTTTCAATGTAACAGGTTTCAGAAGATAATCACAAGCACCATGATCAATTCCTTTCATCACCATCCTTGGATCATCATTTGCAGAAAACACTGAAATCAAAAACTGTAATCAAAacactataattttttataaatgtatcAGTAACATAAGATTGGAGAATTGCATAACTTACCTATGACAGGTAGGTCCATCTCAAGTCCAACAAGCTCAAGAAGCTTAAATCCATCCATGTCTGGCATATGAACATTACTGATTACTAggtcaaaattgtttttgttttctctcaACAACAAGTTCAATGCCGTTCGTGCACTTTGAGCAGTGGTTACTAAAACAGATAATCataactaaaatcaatatcattttgaaagagaaaaaatgataCATTGCAGATACAACCACAACATAAAATCTATgaaatgttactttaaaaataataaatctaaTCGTTGGAAAAGAGTTGCATTACATCCCGCATCTAATGAATCCAACAATTTCTATGCAATTCAATCTTTGAAATccaaaaaacaacataagatCACAAAAGATtagacacaatttttttttttaaatgtgaactttaaaaaccaaatcatgtCCAATCTGTCAAAGAATTTGATCGGTCAAATATAATTTAGTCGAACCTAAACAGTATCAAAGAAAATTTAAGACTGGCATAATTGATTCATACAAAGCATTGGCTGGACCTAATGTAGAAAAAATAGATAtacataaatacaaataactCCAAAACTTAAGGAAAAACCATCAAGATTCGTCAAAAAAGTTGTGTCACAACTcacaacaaaaaccaaaataaacaaacaaactgaCTCAACTTGACAAATTCaagtttacaaaaataaaaataaaaacagaagaaaaagaaactgtTAATATTGTTATCATTATGATTACAATGCCTAGGCCAAAAGGttttaaagaacaaaataaaaaacttacatAGCACCAACACACCAACACATATGGTTACAttcaaatatgtcattttataaactgccaaagaatcaaaacatagggggctgttttgtatttaaattaattagaggtccataaccgcaacttttggaaagataggggtccaaaagtgcaattaaacctttatAAAATTACCATGGAACGTGTAAGAATCTATATCGTATCTAATATTATGTGTCACCACTTCTTAGTCAACAAtccatttttaatatatatatatatatatatatatatatataaagcagCAGCATACCATGGTATTGACACCTTTGGAGAAGTCTCTCCAAAACCTTCAGACAAGTTCTATCATCATCAACAGCAAGAACACGCATTCCGATAGGAAACTTATCATTCATCTAATTACTGAAGAATTTTCGTCTACAAAGAGAAAAAGTAGAATGCAAAGAAAGAATGTAATTGAAAGTGTTTGAATGAGAATTGAGAAAGTGAAAGAATCTTGAGTTATAtatgtgtaaaaataaaataaaataccatttttgttgacaaaaaaagAACGTACCATGAACTATGGATAGTGAGAAGTGATTGAAACAAATATTGAGTATGTTTTTATGGTTATTACCTTAAAAATTATTTCCCACATGTATCTTCTGTTTTTGTTTGAGAAAGAGtatcttttatttatgtttcttgattttttttcctcaaaaaatatgtttcttGTTTCTGCCATGATTGAAACCAAAATTGAGTATGTTTTTAGAGTATATTACACTCctctcccctcaaagatgcttgaagaattacattcccctcctctcttatgttaaaatatacactcccctcccttgaaaagtaaaatttatactcccctcccatataagatgcttgaattacatcccCCTCCCTTAATGATTAAATATGGACTACACTTCAATCTATTTCAacataaatacatatttttataatatatattaattttgaatcaccatttaaaaaatatgaattcgtttctttataatctaaatgtcaatgacaattaaattaaatattttgttattaattttataatttagagtataaaattcacttttatatAACCATACTTCAtcgactttagtaatttttcacatattttaattttattttgggttgtttcttattttataatagggtttaaaactatatgttaatgaaattgtgaataaaaatagagaaagatatgtattcaaaatttgattatattaaaatgaacccacaatgctatttttttttgaagtgtgttatattatttttttgctagattactagaaataaaaaaaattattgagggactaaagcgtagattttaacttaagaaGGAAGatgaatgtaattcaagcttctctcatGGGaggataataaaatattttctaatatgttttgaataagaggggaggggtgtgtatattttaacatgaaGGAagaggagtgtaattcaagcatctttgataagaggggagtgtaatttactcatgtTTTTATGGTTGTTACCTTACAATTTATTTTCCACGTGTATCTTCTTTTATTGTTTGAGAAAGAATATCCTTCCAAtatcaattataaatttaagtaaaattcactttttttattcatttattaacTAATATAATTTTCCACGTGTATCTTCTTTTATTGTTTGAGAAAGAATATCCTTCCAAtatcaattataaatttataagtaaaattcattttttttattcattcattaactAATATATTTGGTCAGTAATACcgaccaaatacattaattattgaatgaatttaaaaattgaacttttgCTTATAACTTAAGATTGGAGGGagtatctttttatttatgctgcttgattttttttctttcccaaaGAATGTATTTCTTGAttcttctttaatttttcaaCTTCACTCTACATGGAAATTTACCAAAATTTTCACCGAAATATACTCTCTGTCAACTCACGAAAATTGAGCTAacgtttaaaaaatttatatttatttaataactaACGTTCGGACATTCCGTGTccgtgttatttttattatgatactgtttataaattatgaataatagtttttatgaaattttaatttggattaaaaaatatgtatagatattttttatggtaaaaATAGTAGTTATTGTAATACTTtgccaaagaagaagaaaaaataaatttgaagaagaaatttcATCGTAGAGAAATTTTAATTTCTGAGCTTTAAATATTCTAGCACAAAAAACGTTCTACAGAAttacattacattttttttttttgtacataatACATTACACATTTATGTTAGGGAGGAGAGAGTTACATTACATATTTTAAATAGaaagatatataatataacacaacataatataataaaaaagtttttctattcacaccttatatatttctggttacacccagtttttttaaaaagtttttgataataccaaaattgttctttaatataaatttttttaaaatgttgatttcATTCGTTGTCACTTTAAAATTCCATTCTCTTTCACCCATCAACGATCAAACAATCTTGATGTTCAGttaatctctatggaagattaaagagtgaatcaaaattcTTTCATTCgtactcgattgcatataaataagtgaattttttcttctttttcaataatgctggtttcaattttcttcttcttgttcaactacactgtacgacagtttcagttttacattgttgaggttaacttaaattcagtttaagtaggttcatgtaaacttagtttacataatctacttaaactcgatttacatgacctacttaaactaagtttacatgtacatacttaaactgatattacgtataatcattgaacaaagttgaacttttagatgtacacttaaacacAATTTACACGACCTACTTAAACTGTGTTTACAttacctacttaaactgagtttaagtatgtatacttaaacttagtttacatgacctacttaaaataagtttacatatacatacttaaactgagattacgtagaatcattgaacaaggttgaacttttaaatgtacacttaaactaagtttacatgatctacttaaactgagtttaagtatgtacacttaaacttagtttacataacctacataaaataagtttacatgtacgtacttaaactgagattacgtagaatcattgaacaaggttgaacttttaaatgtgcACTTAAACTAAGcttacatgatctacttaaactgagtttaagtatgtacacttagtttacatgacctacataaaataagtttacatgtacatacttaaacggagattacgtagaatcattgaacatttaaggttgaacttttaaatgtacacttaaactaagcttacatgatctacttaaactgagtttaagtatgtacacttagtttacatgacctacataaaataagtttacatgtacatacttaaactgagattacgtagaatcattgaacaaggttgaacttttaaatgtacacttaaactaagtttacatgatctacttaaactgagtttaaatatgtacacttaaacttagtttacatgacctacataaaataagtttacatgtacatacttaaactgagattacgtaaaatcattgaacaaggttgaacttttaaatgtacacttaaactcagtttacatgacctacttaaactgaagagggattttaaggtgtaaccaagaaaaaatgaagatgctttttgaaaattaaattttatagaaagataattttgttattttagagTGCAATTTTAGAGtgcaatcaaaattaaacagggtgtaattagaaaaactcatAATAAAAAGATCATGAAAGACAACATCTCAATTTCATCAtacaaaaatgtattttaaaattgagGGAATTATATTATTGtcagttattttttatatttttggaattatgttaactaTTCTTCAAATGCTCTTTTGAATGGGTTATTGCAACCATTACTTATACCTTCCAagacttaggaagaagtttggatgGATTTCATTACCGGTTTGCCTCCATCTAACTCTTATACGGTTGTTTTTGTCGTCGTTGACCATATGTCTAAATAATAGTCATTTTACCCCTTTAAAATCTGATTTCACTAGTTTAAAGGTGGCTGGAGTATTGATGCAAACTTTTGTGAGCACATCTTTTGGTAGGGACTAAGTTTTTACTAGTGGATTTTGGTAGCACATCTTTGAGTTGAGTGGCACAACCTTGACGATGAGCTCGGCCTATCACCCGATTGAGGTCAATCCAAGGCTGTGCATAAATGTGTTGAGTTGTATTTGCAATGCTTTACTAGCCAAAGCACATGCCTTTGGTCTAAAATGCTCCTTTGTGCTGAATTTTGGTATGATGCCTTTCATGGCTGTGTATGGCTGTGACCAACCCAATCTTATCAAATATGAGCTACAGAATTCTGACCCTTCGTCTCTGAATGCTATGTTGAGTCAATTCGTCATAATATTTAAATCTCTAATTCGTTGTTGACAGAGAGATTCTTTTTTGCTCAGTTGAAGTCAAATTTGATGCTTGCACAGCAAGTTATGAAAAAGTTCACTGATTCTAAATGACGATTTGTTGAGTTTTAACATCGGTGACATGGTTTTAGTGAAACTTCAACCATATAGGAAGCATTCTCTAACACTGCACATGAATCAGAAATTAGGCTTATGATATTTTGGGTATTTTTCCATTATTGAAAGCTAGGTTATGTTGCTTGCAAACTTTTATAACCAACATCTGCCAAAATCCACCGTGTGTGTTTCACGACGAATTAGTTGTGTTTGACacataatattttgtttacGCAAGAGTTACTctaattcatcataatattatcAGAGTAATGAATTGTAGAGTGTGAGAAAGGAGGAAAATGCTCCCAGACCTTTCACTTTCATGTAATTCGATCGAAATAAGAAGTTTAATAGCATTTTGCTcctttcaattaatattatgttgttgatgctAAAATTGTTGATGTCAATGGTAGGATTCTTGACAAGAACACAATGGTGGAGGAGCAAGTTTTGGAGTCATTTTATCATCCATTGTTAAACTTGTTTCAGTACGAGAAAAGGTTACAGTTTTTCAAGTTGACAAGAGTTTGGAGCAAAATGCTACTGATACTGTTTTCCAGTGGCAAGAAGTTGTGCCGCACACCGATGATAGGATTTTCACGAGACTAGGTTTGCAGGTTGTGAGTACTTCAGAGGTTGTGAAGGGTGGAAAACCAATAGAGCTTCAATTGAGGCTTTGTTTCTTAGAGGTGCTGATGAACTTGTCACATTATTGGATTGCTTGTTTGAATTATAGAGACCTTGATATTGTTATCAATAGCCATGGTAAGGATGAGTGCAAATATACAGGGGTTTATGGTATCAACTATCTCAAGAATTACGGTTTGACGCCTTTCTTTATTgcatttcataattttttaggaCGAAAAGCTTATTTAACTTTTGATTAATAATGTTTAGAAACTCATGCAAGTCAATGATTCAAATATGTTGAATCCACCCATCATCAATATCAACATGACTTTGTTAATTTAAATCATCAACATGCTTTACAAAATTAAGCATGGATGTCAAAAATATAATACTAATTCACCCATTTGATATGGTCCTATCTAAGAGTGTGTTTTGGGCAATTCAAACAAaagatttctgaatttttttttcctatccCCAAAAGATACTTTAAGAGAAATACCTGTTtctcaacatcaacatcacaaAAAGATTTACATAATCTTTAttcaatacaaaattacaaagCAGAATATACAGTTTATGTACTAACTACTCTACAAAAATACAGACAGATCTGAAAACTTATGACAAGCAAAACAATGCTTCAAATATATTACAGAACTACGAACAAGGCGACATCCAACCCACAGTCCATCCTAATAGCAAGCCTGCTCCAACAAGACTTAATCCTAAAGCAATGGCAACAGCATATGTTGTAATATCACAATTTGACTTGCCTTCTCTTTCACGCCTGCCATTGGAATATGTCTGCTTTCTCTTCCGTGATTTTCTACGTTCATACGACATCCATGGAAGATCCACTGGAAATAGAGTCGAGGTTGACAGATCATTATTCTTAATCTGATTGCAGAGAGTTTCCAGCTGCAACAGTTTAATCAATTGCTTATAAGCAAAAAGTTGTGAAGCCTGTTTAAAAATAAGTGTAAGAATGTGCTCTCTCTCTGCATAAGCTTGTTTTGCTGCTTCCTCTGCTTCCCTTGCGCGTGTTTGAGAGTGACATAATGCCTCCAATAATTGAGCTTTGCTGGTGTCTCCCTCAGAAATCTGTTGACTCTGCTTGACATCCTCAAGCATTTGAGTGCAACCAAGTTGCAAGTCCAAACTGATATTTATCAAATCAAAAGCATGATATC containing:
- the LOC25499773 gene encoding two-component response regulator ARR10, whose protein sequence is MNDKFPIGMRVLAVDDDRTCLKVLERLLQRCQYHVTTAQSARTALNLLLRENKNNFDLVISNVHMPDMDGFKLLELVGLEMDLPVIVFSANDDPRMVMKGIDHGACDYLLKPVTLKEVQMIWQHVIRKKKTSKRSNHDVPNFDSGNVIDSAVTRNSDQNEKPTRKRKDMNDDIEEENEDDHDNDDPTAQKKPRVVWSNDLHRKFLAVVNELGIENAIPKKILELMNVENLTRDNVASHLQKYRLYLKGISSGENQQANTSHSRFSSLTRVGGHFHTLNNPRQFHNHNSAFRPFPASVNMHGFPTHNLNHSAKITLSFNRPKLMPIRTMFKECQFLL